TTTTGCAATAAAACCTTTGCGGGATTGATGGAGAAGTATGGAGTCAATCATACGGTGGAAACCCCATATCATCCTCGAGACAAAAGCGAGGCAAGTTGGAAGTCTCTAATCgggagataaagagtattttAGCAAAGACGGTGAATGCAAATGTGAATCGATTGGGCCCCATGGCTCAATGATGCGCTATGGGCACTCTGGGACCGTTCTTCTTGAAAACTCGATTGGGACTTCGCCTTTCAAGCTAGTTTTGGTAAAGCATGCCACTGCAagttgaacttgaacataaggccatgtgggccttgaagaaattgaacatgAATTGGGAAGAAGCGACCAAACTCAGGTTGTTTCAGCTCAACGAGATGGATGAGTTCCGCTATCAGGCATATGAAAGTGCAGCGCTATACAAAGAGAGGATGAAGCAGTATCATGACAAGAAAATTCTGAAGCGAGAATTCTACAAAGGTGACCGCCTGTCAGTGTTTAATTCTAGATTGAAGCTACTTCCGGGCAAATTGAAATCACGGTGGTCAGGTCCTTTTGAAGTAGTAAGTGTCTCACCCCATGGAGCTATTGAATTGAAGTCTGAAGACGGAACTCGGACATTTAAAGTGAATAGGCAGAGGGTGAAGCAC
This genomic window from Lycium ferocissimum isolate CSIRO_LF1 unplaced genomic scaffold, AGI_CSIRO_Lferr_CH_V1 ctg3210, whole genome shotgun sequence contains:
- the LOC132043994 gene encoding uncharacterized protein LOC132043994; amino-acid sequence: MPLQVELEHKAMWALKKLNMNWEEATKLRLFQLNEMDEFRYQAYESAALYKERMKQYHDKKILKREFYKGDRLSVFNSRLKLLPGKLKSRWSGPFEVVSVSPHGAIELKSEDGTRTFKVNRQRVKHYHDIKCAGIETQKTSKVTLEHKDGPSMYND